In Equus asinus isolate D_3611 breed Donkey chromosome 13, EquAss-T2T_v2, whole genome shotgun sequence, one DNA window encodes the following:
- the CD79B gene encoding B-cell antigen receptor complex-associated protein beta chain isoform X1: MARLALSPMASNWLVALLLLLSAGEAVLSTNHKDQATESPCSQIWQSPRFVAKKRGFEVEIRCHAETLGTVSWLRKQERNDPRPLTEDRGRILKTKNGSIHTLTIRSIQYQDNGIYYCQWNCSETSSVRGCGTELRVMGFSTVAQLKRRNTLKDGIIMIQTLLIILFIIVPIFLLLDKDDSKTRIEEDHTYEGLDIDQTATYEDIVTLRTGEVKWSVGEHPGQE; the protein is encoded by the exons ATGGCTAGGCTGGCGCTGTCTCCCATGGCCAGCAACTGGCTCGTGGCGTTGCTGCTGCTCCTTTCAG CAGGTGAGGCGGTGCTATCAACCAACCACAAGGACCAGGCCACAG AAAGCCCTTGTTCCCAGATCTGGCAGTCCCCACGTTTTGTGGCCAAGAAACGAGGCTTTGAGGTGGAAATAAGGTGCCATGCAGAGACCTTGGGCACAGTGAGCTGGCTCCGGAAGCAGGAGAGGAACGACCCCAGGCCACTGACTGAGGACAGGGGCCGCATCCTAAAGACCAAGAATGGATCCATCCACACCCTCACCATCCGAAGCATCCAATATCAGGACAACGGCATCTACTACTGCCAGTGGAATTGCTCGGAGACGTCCTCTGTGCGGGGCTGTGGCACCGAGCTGCGAGTCATGG GGTTCAGCACTGTGGCACAGTTAAAGCGGCGGAACACACTGAAGGATGGCATCATCATGATCCAGACCCTGCTCATCATCCTCTTCatcatcgtgcccatcttcctgctgCTGGACAAG GATGACAGCAAGACTAGGATAGAGGAAGATCACACATACGAG GGCCTGGACATTGACCAGACAGCCACCTACGAGGACATAGTGACTCTGCGGACAGGGGAGGTGAAGTGGTCAGTGGGTGAACACCCAGGCCAGGAGTGA
- the CD79B gene encoding B-cell antigen receptor complex-associated protein beta chain isoform X2, protein MARLALSPMASNWLVALLLLLSGEAVLSTNHKDQATESPCSQIWQSPRFVAKKRGFEVEIRCHAETLGTVSWLRKQERNDPRPLTEDRGRILKTKNGSIHTLTIRSIQYQDNGIYYCQWNCSETSSVRGCGTELRVMGFSTVAQLKRRNTLKDGIIMIQTLLIILFIIVPIFLLLDKDDSKTRIEEDHTYEGLDIDQTATYEDIVTLRTGEVKWSVGEHPGQE, encoded by the exons ATGGCTAGGCTGGCGCTGTCTCCCATGGCCAGCAACTGGCTCGTGGCGTTGCTGCTGCTCCTTTCAG GTGAGGCGGTGCTATCAACCAACCACAAGGACCAGGCCACAG AAAGCCCTTGTTCCCAGATCTGGCAGTCCCCACGTTTTGTGGCCAAGAAACGAGGCTTTGAGGTGGAAATAAGGTGCCATGCAGAGACCTTGGGCACAGTGAGCTGGCTCCGGAAGCAGGAGAGGAACGACCCCAGGCCACTGACTGAGGACAGGGGCCGCATCCTAAAGACCAAGAATGGATCCATCCACACCCTCACCATCCGAAGCATCCAATATCAGGACAACGGCATCTACTACTGCCAGTGGAATTGCTCGGAGACGTCCTCTGTGCGGGGCTGTGGCACCGAGCTGCGAGTCATGG GGTTCAGCACTGTGGCACAGTTAAAGCGGCGGAACACACTGAAGGATGGCATCATCATGATCCAGACCCTGCTCATCATCCTCTTCatcatcgtgcccatcttcctgctgCTGGACAAG GATGACAGCAAGACTAGGATAGAGGAAGATCACACATACGAG GGCCTGGACATTGACCAGACAGCCACCTACGAGGACATAGTGACTCTGCGGACAGGGGAGGTGAAGTGGTCAGTGGGTGAACACCCAGGCCAGGAGTGA
- the GH1 gene encoding somatotropin codes for MAAGPRTSVLLAFALLCLPWPQDVGAFPAMPLSSLFANAVLRAQHLHQLAADTYKEFERAYIPEGQRYSIQNAQAAFCFSETIPAPTGKDEAQQRSDMELLRFSLLLIQSWLGPVQFLSRVFTNSLVFGTSDRVYEKLRDLEEGIQALMRELEDGSPRAGQILKQTYDKFDTNLRSDDALLKNYGLLSCFKKDLHKAETYLRVMKCRRFVESSCAF; via the exons ATGGCTGCAG GCCCTCGGACCTCCGTGCTCCTGGCTTTcgccctgctctgcctgccctggCCTCAGGATGTGGGCGCCTTCCCCGCCATGCCGTTGTCTAGCCTGTTTGCCAACGCTGTGCTCCGGGCCCAGCACCTGCACCAACTGGCTGCTGACACCTACAAAGAGTTT GAGCGCGCCTACATCCCCGAGGGACAGAGATACTCGATCCAGAACGCCCAGGCTGCCTTCTGCTTCTCCGAGACCATCCCGGCCCCCACGGGCAAGGATGAGGCCCAGCAGAGATCT GACATGGAGCTGCTCCGCTTCTCGCTGCTGCTCATCCAGTCGTGGCTCGGGCCCGTGCAGTTCCTCAGCAGGGTCTTCACCAACAGCCTGGTGTTTGGCACCTCGGACCGCGTCTATGAGAAGCTGAGGGACCTAGAGGAAGGCATCCAGGCCCTGATGCGG GAGCTGGAAGACGGCAGCCCCCGGGCTGGGCAGATCCTCAAGCAAACCTACGACAAGTTTGACACAAACTTGCGCAGTGATGACGCACTGCTCAAGAACTACGGGCTACTCTCCTGCTTCAAGAAGGACCTGCACAAGGCTGAGACGTACCTGCGGGTCATGAAGTGTCGCCGCTTCGTGGAAAGCAGCTGTGCCTTCTAG